The following is a genomic window from bacterium.
AGGCAGAGAGTGGTAGCGTGAAGCAAAGTGTGGCAAGAAACAATTTACAGATTAAACTACGAATCATTTCCTTTTCGCTTTATTTAGAACACGTCAGGGAAGTTTTGATTATGTTCGAGGTTGAGACGAGTTCGAGGAACGGGAATTGCGAGCAGCAGAGTTTATTGTAATAAATGAGCAGCGCAGCAATGTCCCGTTCTGAAGAAATCGGCCAAGATCGGACATAAGCAGAGCTTCCTTAAAATGAAACCTTCGGCGGCACACTTACCGCTTTTTCATTTTCAACTGCAAAATTTTCTTTAGTCGAGTAACCAAAAATCTTTGCGGTTAAGTTTGATGGGAATTTGCGCACCAAAACGTTATAGGACTTGACGGCTTCGATATAACGCAAGCGCGCTACAGCAACGCGGTTTTCTGTACCTTCAAGTTGTGCCTGTAAATCTCTAAATACTCCGTCTGCTTTAAGCTGCGGATAATTTTCAGAAACGGCAATCAAACGCGAAAGCGCCGAAGATAATTCACCTTGAGCTGCTTGGAATTTCTGCATGGCAGCAGCATCGCCAATTGAATCAGCATTAACTTGAATGCCCCCTACTTTGGCACGTGCATTAGTGATTGATTCCAAAACCTCTTTTTCGTGATCGGCATAACCCTTCACGACATTAACGAGATTCGGAATCAAATCAGCGCGGCGCTGATATTGATTGAGAATTTCACTCCAGGCTGACTTTATTTCTTCGTCAAATAATTGGAAGCGGTTGTATCCACAGCCGGCTGTGGATACGATTAGGAATAACATTACTAATCTAATAATATTTTTCATAAAGAAAGCCTCCGAGAAAAGAATCACCTGAAAACAATTACGACAGATACAGATCGAGAAATCTGGCAAAATTATACATCAATAAGCAACAACTCCCGATAAGTGGCCGATAATTATGATGTAATTCAAAATTTTTCTAACCAGAAACCCAAAATAACTAAAGAGGATAATTTATGCCAGTCATTTCAATGTTTTACGGCCTGATTGTTACGATGTATTTTTTAGATACCAAAAAGCACAATTTGCCCCACATACATGTACGCTATCAAAATTACGAGGCAGTGTATGGTATTGAAACATCAGAGTTGCTCGAAGGTTCCCTACCAATTAATAAAGAACGGATTTTATTAGCTTGGATTGAGCTGCACCGTGACGAACTATTGGCAAATTGGAGTTTAGCCATTGAGGCGCTACCACTGTTCAAAATCGACCCATTAAAGTAAAATACCTACATGAACCCAAGAGTTGTATCAGTCAAAGCAAATGATGATTATACCTTAGTATTGGTCTTTACTAACGGAGAAACTCGTATTTTTGACGCAGCTAATTTGTTAGATACTGGTGTATTTAAGGCACTAAAAGATATAACCCAATTCAGGCAAGCAGCTGTTGCTTATGGAACAGTAATCTGGCCCGGTGAGATTGATTTGTGCCCAGATACCCTTTACGAAGACAGTAAACTATTAGCGACTCTAGGCTGAGTGCCCAAATAAATACATATCCGTTGAGGTTCAACAAAAATCTCCCGCGACGACTTGTCCGCCGTAGTCGGCGAAACTGCGTAGGCGGAAGAAATTTGGCCAAGAACGGACTTAAATACTTAGCGATTGAGCAACTCCCGCATAGCCACCCCAATCGTCGCCGGGGATCGCGTTGTTGCCACACCGGCTTTTTCCAGAGCTTTGAACTTTCCTTCGGCAGTTCCCGAACCACCGCTGATGATTGCACCAGCATGGCCCATGCGTCGCCCCTCAGGAGCTGTCGCTCCACCGATAAAACCAACAACAGGCTTTTTCACGTGAGACTTAATATATTCCGCGGCCTCTTCTTCAGCAGTTCCACCAATCTCACCAATCATCACGATCGCATCAGTGTCGCGATCTTCATTGAAAAGCTTCAA
Proteins encoded in this region:
- a CDS encoding DUF2442 domain-containing protein gives rise to the protein MNPRVVSVKANDDYTLVLVFTNGETRIFDAANLLDTGVFKALKDITQFRQAAVAYGTVIWPGEIDLCPDTLYEDSKLLATLG
- a CDS encoding DUF4160 domain-containing protein, which codes for MPVISMFYGLIVTMYFLDTKKHNLPHIHVRYQNYEAVYGIETSELLEGSLPINKERILLAWIELHRDELLANWSLAIEALPLFKIDPLK
- a CDS encoding LemA family protein, producing the protein MKNIIRLVMLFLIVSTAGCGYNRFQLFDEEIKSAWSEILNQYQRRADLIPNLVNVVKGYADHEKEVLESITNARAKVGGIQVNADSIGDAAAMQKFQAAQGELSSALSRLIAVSENYPQLKADGVFRDLQAQLEGTENRVAVARLRYIEAVKSYNVLVRKFPSNLTAKIFGYSTKENFAVENEKAVSVPPKVSF